The proteins below are encoded in one region of Fibrella aestuarina BUZ 2:
- a CDS encoding Gfo/Idh/MocA family protein yields MSQTNQSNEASNQPSPQPSSQPSRRQFLQTGALAAGSFFIVPRHVLGKGFIAPSDKLNIAGVGIAGKGYSDTNNAFNNGANNIVALCDIDWGRDQVKKNFENHPKAAKYKDFRKMLEKEGKNIDAVTVSTADHTHAVVAMAAMQLGKHVYVQKPLTHNIYEARMLTEAARKYNVVTQMGNQGSSNPMQQVMVDWVKKGLIGNVHTINFWTNRPVWPQGIPVPQTTTPPDDVDWDLWIGPAQKVGYSPSYHPFKWRGWWNFGAGALGDIGCHIMDVPFRTLGLGSPTSVECSVGAVFLKDWTPEYIPEGCPPSSQVMLQFEPTRTNKTPITMTWSDGGIKPLRPEMLPDSEPLSEDGGQNGMLMIGDKGLLTCGMYGQNPKIYTKKGDKIDAPKAEASKLPEFGHQVLWADACKAGFNSKEHKALSSSFDFAGPLTETVLMGNLAIRSYNLRTAKGDGRGFDYPGRKKLLWDGKNMKITNYDEANQFVSRNYRDGWKLA; encoded by the coding sequence ATGAGTCAGACAAACCAATCAAACGAAGCGTCGAACCAGCCTTCACCGCAGCCTTCGTCGCAGCCTTCGCGGCGGCAATTTTTGCAAACCGGGGCGCTGGCCGCCGGGTCTTTCTTCATTGTACCCCGTCACGTGCTGGGCAAAGGTTTTATCGCCCCGTCTGATAAACTCAACATCGCCGGGGTAGGCATTGCCGGGAAAGGCTATTCCGACACCAACAACGCCTTTAACAACGGGGCTAACAATATTGTAGCCCTCTGTGATATCGACTGGGGCCGCGATCAGGTTAAAAAGAATTTCGAGAACCACCCCAAAGCGGCGAAGTACAAGGATTTCCGGAAGATGCTGGAAAAGGAGGGCAAGAACATCGACGCCGTAACGGTCTCAACTGCCGACCATACGCACGCCGTCGTGGCAATGGCCGCCATGCAATTGGGTAAGCACGTGTACGTGCAGAAACCCCTGACGCACAATATCTACGAAGCCCGGATGCTCACCGAAGCGGCCCGCAAATACAACGTGGTCACGCAGATGGGCAACCAGGGGTCGTCGAACCCCATGCAGCAGGTGATGGTGGATTGGGTGAAGAAGGGCCTGATTGGCAACGTACATACCATTAACTTCTGGACCAACCGCCCCGTATGGCCGCAGGGTATTCCGGTACCGCAAACCACGACCCCGCCCGACGACGTAGACTGGGACCTGTGGATCGGGCCAGCGCAAAAAGTGGGGTATTCGCCCAGCTATCATCCGTTCAAATGGCGCGGCTGGTGGAACTTCGGAGCCGGCGCGCTGGGCGACATCGGGTGCCACATCATGGACGTGCCGTTCCGTACGCTGGGGCTGGGTTCGCCCACCTCGGTGGAGTGCAGCGTGGGGGCCGTGTTCCTGAAAGACTGGACACCCGAATACATCCCCGAAGGCTGCCCGCCGTCGTCGCAGGTGATGCTCCAGTTCGAGCCAACCCGCACCAACAAGACGCCCATCACGATGACCTGGTCTGACGGTGGTATCAAGCCCCTGCGGCCCGAGATGCTGCCCGACAGCGAACCGCTCAGCGAAGACGGTGGCCAGAACGGGATGCTGATGATCGGCGATAAAGGCCTACTGACCTGCGGCATGTATGGGCAGAACCCGAAGATCTACACCAAGAAAGGTGATAAGATCGACGCGCCGAAAGCGGAGGCCAGCAAACTGCCCGAGTTTGGCCATCAGGTGCTCTGGGCCGACGCCTGCAAAGCCGGCTTTAACAGTAAGGAGCACAAAGCGCTCAGCTCGTCGTTTGACTTCGCGGGTCCGCTCACCGAAACGGTGCTGATGGGCAACCTTGCTATCCGCAGCTACAACCTCCGCACCGCGAAAGGTGATGGCCGTGGGTTTGATTACCCCGGTCGGAAAAAGCTGTTGTGGGATGGTAAGAACATGAAGATCACCAACTACGACGAAGCCAACCAGTTTGTTTCGCGTAATTACCGCGACGGCTGGAAACTGGCCTAA
- a CDS encoding acyl-CoA carboxylase subunit beta, producing the protein MESMTKPSKTEALDRKNAEALLGGGQKRIDAQHTKGKLTARERIALLVDEGSFEEIGKFVMHRTKDFGLDKEYYLGDGVVTGYGTIDGRLVYVFAQDFTVFGGALSETHAEKICKLMDLAMQNGAPLIGLNDSGGARIQEGVLSLAGYADIFYRNTLASGVIPQLSAIMGPCAGGAVYSPAITDFIFMVENTSYMFVTGPNVVKTVTHEEVTAEELGGASTHSTKSGVTHFACANELACIQHIKQLLSYIPQNCEDQPPMLPYESTGDESRPALDSIIPENPNQPYDMREVIEAIVDTGSFLEVHKNFAENIVVGFARIGGRSIGVVGNQPAVLAGVLDINASTKAARFVRFCDSFNVPLLVLEDVPGFLPGTDQEWNGIITNGAKLLYAFCEATVPRVTVITRKAYGGAYDVMNSKHIGADMNYAWPTAEIAVMGASGAAEIIFKREIATADDPQAKLQEKVQEYTEKFANPYRAAHRGYIDEVIYPTETRQKLMRAFQMLENKVATLPRKKHGNIPL; encoded by the coding sequence ATGGAGTCCATGACTAAACCATCGAAGACCGAAGCCCTCGACCGAAAAAATGCCGAAGCCCTGCTGGGTGGTGGCCAGAAACGAATCGACGCCCAACATACCAAAGGCAAGCTGACGGCCCGCGAGCGCATCGCCCTGCTGGTCGATGAGGGGTCTTTCGAAGAGATCGGTAAGTTTGTCATGCACCGAACCAAAGATTTTGGCCTCGATAAAGAATACTACCTTGGCGACGGCGTCGTAACGGGCTACGGCACCATCGACGGGCGGTTGGTCTACGTGTTTGCGCAGGATTTTACGGTATTTGGCGGAGCGTTGTCGGAAACCCATGCCGAAAAGATCTGCAAGCTGATGGACCTAGCCATGCAAAATGGTGCGCCGCTCATTGGCCTCAACGATTCGGGCGGGGCCCGTATTCAGGAGGGTGTGCTGTCGCTGGCGGGCTATGCCGATATTTTTTACCGGAACACGCTGGCGTCGGGCGTAATCCCGCAACTGTCGGCCATCATGGGCCCCTGCGCCGGTGGGGCGGTCTATAGCCCGGCCATCACCGATTTTATTTTCATGGTCGAAAACACGAGCTACATGTTCGTGACCGGCCCCAACGTTGTAAAGACCGTTACACACGAGGAAGTGACCGCCGAAGAACTGGGCGGAGCTAGCACACACAGCACCAAATCGGGCGTAACACACTTCGCCTGTGCCAACGAACTGGCCTGCATCCAGCATATCAAGCAGTTGTTAAGCTACATCCCGCAAAACTGTGAGGATCAGCCGCCCATGCTGCCGTATGAATCGACCGGCGACGAAAGCCGCCCGGCACTGGATAGTATCATTCCCGAAAACCCCAATCAGCCCTACGACATGCGCGAGGTGATCGAGGCTATTGTTGATACTGGTTCGTTTCTGGAAGTCCACAAAAACTTTGCGGAGAACATCGTGGTCGGGTTTGCGCGTATCGGCGGGCGGAGTATCGGCGTAGTGGGCAACCAGCCCGCCGTGCTGGCCGGGGTGCTCGACATTAACGCCAGCACCAAAGCGGCCCGGTTTGTGCGCTTCTGCGACAGTTTCAACGTACCCCTGCTGGTGCTGGAAGACGTACCTGGCTTCTTGCCCGGCACCGATCAGGAGTGGAACGGCATCATCACTAACGGGGCCAAGCTGCTCTACGCCTTCTGCGAAGCAACCGTGCCGCGCGTAACGGTGATTACGCGCAAGGCCTACGGCGGGGCCTACGATGTGATGAACTCGAAACACATCGGTGCCGATATGAACTACGCCTGGCCAACGGCCGAGATTGCGGTGATGGGTGCCAGCGGGGCCGCTGAGATTATCTTCAAACGCGAAATTGCCACCGCCGATGACCCGCAGGCCAAGTTGCAGGAGAAGGTGCAGGAGTATACCGAAAAGTTTGCCAACCCGTACCGCGCCGCTCACCGGGGCTATATCGACGAGGTGATCTACCCGACCGAAACCCGGCAGAAGCTGATGCGGGCGTTTCAGATGCTCGAAAACAAAGTGGCGACGCTCCCCCGCAAAAAACACGGCAACATTCCGCTGTAA